AATATAATTTAGTTCTCATATTAATTTTCAAACTCTAAAAATAATTAAATATAAAACATGTATCCATCTAAATCTTCACTTGTATCGACATATTCCGCCAAATATTTCAATGTCGTATTATCTAAAACGTCTCTAACAGCGTCCCTCATACGAATCCATAATTGCTTTTGTGCGGGCGGTTCTGATTCAATACTTTCAACAAACGTAATGGGACCTTCTAATAATCTTATAATATCCCCTGCAGAGATTTCTTCCGCTGGTACTCTTAATTGATAGCCACCTTTAGCACCACGTACACTTCGAATTAATCCCGCATTTCTTAATGGACCTACGAGTTGTTCTAAATACAAATCGCTTAAATTATTTTCTTCAGCGATTGACTTTAATGATATACATCCTTGCCCTTCTTTTTTAGCAAGGGAAATCATTAATGTAAGTCCATATCTCCCTTTAGTAGAAATTTTCATTATATAACCTCACTTAATTCGAATATTCATATTCCCATTTTATCATTTTTTACGTTAAGATAGTATTAGAAAGGTGTGACAAATGTGAGTACAGAACCATTAGCGTCGAGAATGCGCCCTAAAAACATAGATGAAATTATATCCCAACAACATTTAGTTGGTCCACGCGGCATTATTAGAAGAATGGTTGACACTAAAAAATTATCCTCGATGATTTTTTATGGCCCACCTGGTATTGGAAAAACAAGTATTGCTAAAGCTATTTCTGGAAGCACTCAATACAAGTTTAGACAATTGAATGCGGTAACAAATACGAAAAAGGATATGCAACTCGTTGTAGAAGAAGCTAAAATGTCTGGTCAAGTCATATTACTACTAGATGAAATACATCGATTAGATAAAGCTAAACAAGATTTTTTATTGCCACATTTAGAAAACGGTAAAATCATTTTAATTGGTGCTACAACTTCTAATCCTTATCATGCCATTAATCCTGCAATTCGCTCAAGAGCGCAAATTTTTGAACTATATCCACTTAACGATGATGATGTCCGTCGTGCATTAAATCGTGCAGTTGAAGATGAAGAGAACGGATTAAAGACATACCAACCAAAAATTGATGAAGATGCGATGATTTACTTTTCTACACAAAGTCAAGGTGATGTTCGAAGTGCCTTAAATGCACTTGAATTAGCTGTATTGAGTGCTGAAGTAGATAAAGATGGAAATCGACACATTACATTACAAGATGCGAAAGATTGTCTACAAAAAGGTGCATTTGTAAGTGATAAAGATGGAGACATGCATTATGATGTTATGAGCGCATTCCAAAAATCTATTCGCGGTAGCGATGTGAATGCTGCTTTACATTATCTAGCACGGTTAATTGAAGCTGGAGATTTACCTACAATTGTTCGACGTTTATTAGTCATCAGTTATGAGGATATCGGCTTAGCGTCACCAAATGCCGGTCAAAGAACACTTGCTGCTATTGAATCAGCTGAGCGCCTTGGTTTACCTGAAGCCAGAATACCTTTAAGTCAAGCAGTCATTGAACTATGTTTATCTCCTAAGTCCAACTCAGCAATGAGCGCTATTGACAGTGCATTATCAGATATTAGAAAAGGAAATGTCGGTCAAATTCCTAATCATTTAAAAGATGGACACTATCAAGGTGCAAAAGATTTAGGGCATGCTATTGGCTACAAATATCCACACCAATATGTGAACGGATATGTTTCACAACAGTATTTGCCTGATAAACTTAAAAACAAAATATATTATGAACCAAAAACAACATCGAAAAGCGAACAACAATTTAAAGAAGTATATAACAATTTATTAAAGCAAAGACCATAGAAAATATGTTCAATCAATTTCAAAATATTTATAATCTTAACAACATATAAAAACTGACTAGGCCATGATGCATCGTATGATACATTTAAGAACTAGTCAGTTTTTATTATTTTTATGCAATTATATCTGCGCTATTATTAATTTGAATTTACTTTAATAAAAATTATTGTCCTTTGTCTTTAATACGTCGCACAGGAATGTCTTTTAATACATCATTTACGACGTAACTCGCACAAATTAATCCAACTACACTTGGTACAAAAGCATTAGATGAAGGCGGCATTTGTCCTTTTCGGTTAATTGCATTTTTATCTCCTACTACTTCTTTTACATCTTCTCTAATAACTATTGGACTTTCATCTGAAAATACAACAGTTATACCTTTACGAATACCTAATTTTTTCAATTTATGACGTATAATTTTAGCCATAGGATCAGTATGCGTTTTAGAAATATCAGCTATTGTAAAACGCGTTGGGTCTGTTTTATTTGCAGCACCCATACTCGAAATTACTTTAATTCCTCTTTCAAGACATTCTTTCATTAAATGAACTTTATACATAATCGTATCACTAGCATCAACAAAATAATCTATATCATAATTATCGAAAATTTCTTCATATGTTTCTTCTGTATAAAACATATGTAAAGGCGTAACTTTACAATCTGGATTGATTAATTTAATGCGTTCTTCCATAAGCGAAACTTTACTTTGACCTACAGTTGT
This is a stretch of genomic DNA from Staphylococcus roterodami. It encodes these proteins:
- a CDS encoding Rrf2 family transcriptional regulator, producing MKISTKGRYGLTLMISLAKKEGQGCISLKSIAEENNLSDLYLEQLVGPLRNAGLIRSVRGAKGGYQLRVPAEEISAGDIIRLLEGPITFVESIESEPPAQKQLWIRMRDAVRDVLDNTTLKYLAEYVDTSEDLDGYMFYI
- a CDS encoding replication-associated recombination protein A is translated as MSTEPLASRMRPKNIDEIISQQHLVGPRGIIRRMVDTKKLSSMIFYGPPGIGKTSIAKAISGSTQYKFRQLNAVTNTKKDMQLVVEEAKMSGQVILLLDEIHRLDKAKQDFLLPHLENGKIILIGATTSNPYHAINPAIRSRAQIFELYPLNDDDVRRALNRAVEDEENGLKTYQPKIDEDAMIYFSTQSQGDVRSALNALELAVLSAEVDKDGNRHITLQDAKDCLQKGAFVSDKDGDMHYDVMSAFQKSIRGSDVNAALHYLARLIEAGDLPTIVRRLLVISYEDIGLASPNAGQRTLAAIESAERLGLPEARIPLSQAVIELCLSPKSNSAMSAIDSALSDIRKGNVGQIPNHLKDGHYQGAKDLGHAIGYKYPHQYVNGYVSQQYLPDKLKNKIYYEPKTTSKSEQQFKEVYNNLLKQRP
- a CDS encoding tRNA threonylcarbamoyladenosine dehydratase, translating into MKHQFSRNELAIGQQGLDLLKKQTVVILGVGGVGSFAAEALARTNIGHIILIDKDDVDITNVNRQLHALTTTVGQSKVSLMEERIKLINPDCKVTPLHMFYTEETYEEIFDNYDIDYFVDASDTIMYKVHLMKECLERGIKVISSMGAANKTDPTRFTIADISKTHTDPMAKIIRHKLKKLGIRKGITVVFSDESPIVIREDVKEVVGDKNAINRKGQMPPSSNAFVPSVVGLICASYVVNDVLKDIPVRRIKDKGQ